The following are encoded in a window of Thermodesulfobacterium geofontis OPF15 genomic DNA:
- the rsmA gene encoding 16S rRNA (adenine(1518)-N(6)/adenine(1519)-N(6))-dimethyltransferase RsmA — MLKKRFAQHLLIGSGILQKIVEFAEIKPEEVVVEIGPGTGNLTKYLLKTNLKKLYLIEIDPEMIEYLKKIIRDERVVFINADATKFDFFSLKENNLKLIGNLPYNVASLIIENTVIHKDLIPYAFYMVQKEVAERLINEKSWLSIFVKTFYEVEYLMSIPARFFIPPPKVVSAFIKLTRKNLIDIYDLKEYKNFLTKIFAQKRKMLKHKINEIYLKEVGISGEKRVEELELKDFLSLYLSFQKLK, encoded by the coding sequence GTGCTTAAAAAAAGATTTGCTCAACATTTACTTATTGGATCAGGAATTTTACAAAAAATAGTAGAGTTTGCTGAAATAAAACCTGAAGAAGTAGTAGTAGAAATCGGACCTGGAACAGGGAATTTAACTAAATATTTACTAAAAACCAATCTTAAAAAACTATATCTTATAGAAATTGATCCCGAAATGATAGAATATCTCAAAAAAATCATAAGGGATGAAAGGGTAGTTTTTATTAATGCTGATGCTACAAAATTTGATTTTTTCTCTTTAAAGGAAAATAATCTAAAATTAATAGGAAATCTACCTTATAATGTAGCTAGTCTAATTATAGAAAATACGGTTATACACAAAGATCTTATTCCTTATGCTTTTTATATGGTTCAGAAAGAAGTAGCTGAAAGATTAATAAATGAAAAATCGTGGCTTTCTATTTTTGTAAAAACCTTTTATGAAGTAGAATATCTTATGAGTATTCCAGCAAGATTTTTTATTCCGCCACCAAAGGTTGTTTCTGCTTTTATAAAATTAACACGAAAAAATCTTATAGATATATACGATCTTAAAGAGTACAAAAATTTTTTAACTAAAATATTTGCTCAAAAAAGAAAAATGTTAAAACATAAAATAAATGAAATTTATTTAAAAGAAGTGGGTATTTCTGGAGAAAAAAGGGTTGAAGAACTTGAACTTAAAGATTTTCTTTCTCTATATCTTTCCTTTCAGAAATTAAAGTAG
- a CDS encoding tetratricopeptide repeat protein codes for MDKTILEKEFFFNFASIPESLKSAYEICAKAYQNWKNGRILDTISLLESALEIFQENNAYKEMANILDFLGDLYSMRGNLEKALKSYKACLDICENFEDEISTAIIAEKIIKIYREKRDYEKMLPYLYRNLEIAEKYRDAHRAARTMVGIGDVYRHKNDYKTAKEAYEIALKIYKGLGARELAEIVEKALEEISKET; via the coding sequence ATGGACAAAACAATCCTTGAAAAAGAATTTTTTTTTAATTTTGCAAGTATTCCAGAAAGTCTAAAATCTGCCTATGAAATTTGTGCAAAAGCTTATCAAAACTGGAAAAATGGACGTATTCTTGATACTATCTCTCTTTTAGAATCCGCTTTAGAAATATTTCAAGAAAATAATGCTTATAAAGAAATGGCTAATATTTTAGATTTTTTAGGTGATCTTTATAGTATGAGGGGAAATTTAGAAAAGGCTTTAAAATCCTACAAAGCTTGTTTAGATATTTGTGAAAATTTTGAAGATGAAATAAGTACTGCTATCATAGCAGAAAAAATAATCAAAATTTATAGAGAAAAAAGAGATTATGAAAAAATGCTTCCCTATTTATATAGAAATTTGGAAATTGCTGAAAAATATAGAGACGCTCATAGAGCTGCAAGAACAATGGTAGGAATTGGGGATGTATACCGTCATAAAAATGATTATAAAACTGCTAAAGAAGCCTATGAAATAGCTTTAAAAATTTATAAAGGATTAGGAGCAAGAGAACTTGCTGAAATTGTAGAAAAAGCTCTTGAAGAAATAAGTAAAGAAACTTAA
- a CDS encoding DVU0298 family protein, with the protein MKLYSPPTCPFCGRVIAKPTYLSVGFSDLEAGICECGSVYVCDVTGFNRGTAFVEALLIACAGDWDLAWNLEYNEDYKEIWIENYDLPSHSIMPPSEKRRGVLCFLKLVDEIRSAKELKLKKLLERSNQEKEIPKVEKRKLNKNEMKDLIENGKISLLIAYHVAEPLNLNILQKLLYHPEITFRKKVVVALGEVAKVLVNIYPEKVLDLLKRLIYASADSAASAWGALEAVGEIIRNTEDRFSIFIKNLLAFMNYPEYRPYVLYALYRVAEKNPQVLKQHSYLKLLNYLEGSPPEIQGLILKIFEKLNSKEILSYLNTLDLEKDFEFFNYETFSFERVFLKDLIENIKKEG; encoded by the coding sequence ATGAAACTTTATAGTCCACCTACTTGTCCCTTTTGTGGAAGAGTAATTGCTAAACCTACCTATTTATCCGTAGGCTTTTCTGATTTGGAAGCAGGAATTTGTGAATGTGGAAGTGTATATGTTTGTGATGTAACTGGATTTAATCGAGGAACTGCCTTTGTTGAGGCACTTCTTATTGCCTGTGCTGGAGATTGGGATTTAGCTTGGAATTTAGAATATAATGAGGATTATAAAGAAATCTGGATTGAAAATTACGATTTACCCTCCCATTCAATAATGCCTCCTTCAGAAAAAAGAAGAGGAGTGCTTTGCTTTTTAAAACTTGTTGATGAAATAAGATCCGCAAAAGAGCTTAAGTTAAAAAAATTATTGGAAAGATCTAATCAAGAAAAAGAAATACCAAAAGTTGAAAAAAGAAAATTAAATAAAAATGAAATGAAAGATTTGATAGAAAATGGGAAAATCTCTTTACTCATAGCTTATCATGTTGCTGAACCTCTTAATTTAAATATTTTACAAAAATTGCTTTACCACCCTGAAATTACCTTTAGAAAAAAAGTTGTTGTAGCTCTTGGAGAAGTAGCCAAAGTTCTTGTTAACATTTATCCAGAAAAGGTGCTTGACCTTTTAAAAAGATTAATATACGCCTCTGCAGATTCAGCAGCCTCTGCATGGGGAGCTTTAGAAGCAGTAGGTGAAATAATAAGAAATACTGAGGATAGATTTTCTATTTTTATAAAAAATCTTTTAGCTTTTATGAATTATCCTGAATATCGTCCTTATGTACTTTACGCACTTTATAGAGTTGCAGAAAAAAATCCACAAGTATTAAAACAGCATAGTTACTTAAAACTTTTAAATTACCTTGAAGGTAGCCCACCTGAAATACAAGGACTTATCCTTAAGATCTTTGAAAAACTAAATTCTAAAGAAATTCTTTCTTATTTAAACACCCTTGATTTAGAAAAAGATTTTGAATTTTTTAATTATGAAACCTTTTCTTTTGAAAGGGTTTTTTTAAAAGATTTGATAGAAAACATTAAAAAGGAAGGCTAA
- the mltG gene encoding endolytic transglycosylase MltG — MKISRYKKKKLIIPLFLGILVLTLAVSWIGNSLFNKKTIKSSKEPIIVEIEKGDNIFKVAKKLKEKGLIKSELFFILKAFKTGTYNKIKAGEYAFYPSQSVEEVLTFFKEGKIYLHKITIPEGSTIWQIADILEKNKICKKEEFLSLAENPSVAESFKLPGPTLEGYLYPDTYFFHKDTPPQVVIRTMIENFWKHWGKFKEIAEKQKKSLKKVIILASIVEKEAYYPEEKPIIAAVYLNRLKKGMPLQADPTINYALKDFRKLTYKDYYSVKSPYNTYLKDGLPPTPICNPGEESIKAVLFPAKVPYLYFVAKGDGSHYFSKTYKEHLEAIKKIRNNKESTDNSNSTLISERKDIEKENL, encoded by the coding sequence ATGAAGATCTCAAGGTATAAAAAGAAAAAATTGATAATACCTTTATTTTTAGGGATATTGGTATTAACTTTAGCAGTTTCTTGGATAGGTAATTCTTTATTTAATAAAAAAACCATAAAATCATCAAAAGAGCCTATAATCGTAGAGATTGAAAAAGGAGATAATATATTTAAAGTTGCAAAAAAATTAAAAGAAAAAGGACTTATTAAAAGTGAATTGTTTTTTATTTTAAAGGCTTTTAAAACAGGCACTTATAATAAAATTAAAGCAGGAGAATATGCCTTCTACCCTTCTCAAAGTGTGGAAGAAGTTCTTACTTTTTTTAAAGAAGGAAAGATTTATCTTCATAAAATTACAATTCCTGAAGGATCAACAATATGGCAAATAGCAGATATTTTGGAAAAAAATAAAATCTGTAAAAAAGAGGAATTTTTATCTCTTGCAGAAAATCCGTCAGTAGCTGAAAGTTTTAAGCTTCCTGGTCCTACCTTAGAAGGTTATCTCTATCCAGATACATATTTTTTTCATAAAGATACCCCTCCTCAAGTTGTTATTCGAACTATGATTGAAAATTTTTGGAAACACTGGGGAAAATTTAAAGAGATTGCAGAAAAACAAAAAAAATCTTTAAAAAAAGTGATAATTTTAGCTTCTATAGTTGAAAAAGAAGCCTATTATCCTGAAGAAAAACCAATCATTGCTGCTGTATATTTAAATAGACTTAAAAAAGGGATGCCTCTTCAAGCTGATCCTACAATAAATTATGCTTTAAAAGATTTTAGAAAACTTACTTATAAGGATTATTATTCAGTAAAAAGTCCGTACAATACTTATTTAAAAGATGGACTCCCTCCTACCCCTATATGCAATCCAGGTGAGGAAAGTATAAAAGCGGTGTTATTTCCTGCTAAAGTACCTTATCTTTATTTTGTAGCTAAAGGAGATGGGAGCCACTATTTTTCAAAAACCTATAAGGAACATTTAGAAGCTATTAAAAAAATTAGGAATAATAAAGAATCTACTGATAACTCAAATTCTACTTTAATTTCTGAAAGGAAAGATATAGAGAAAGAAAATCTTTAA
- a CDS encoding FmdB family zinc ribbon protein, giving the protein MPIYEFKCQDCGAEFEVFLKNKEELSEVKCKSCESKNIKRLMSVVNSIISDSGSSSDKPRVSETYSCPTGTCTHLELPGYEK; this is encoded by the coding sequence ATGCCTATATATGAATTTAAATGTCAAGATTGTGGAGCTGAATTTGAGGTATTTTTAAAAAATAAAGAGGAACTTTCTGAAGTTAAATGTAAATCTTGTGAAAGTAAAAATATTAAGAGACTTATGAGTGTAGTTAATTCTATAATAAGTGATTCTGGAAGTTCTTCAGACAAGCCAAGGGTTTCAGAAACTTACTCATGTCCAACTGGAACCTGTACTCATTTAGAACTTCCAGGATATGAGAAGTAA
- a CDS encoding indolepyruvate oxidoreductase subunit beta — protein sequence MENQVTNLILVGTGGQGIVLASRIIAWCAFKSGFDVKESEIHGMAQRGGSVIGQVRFGKKVFSPSIPTGEAHIMLALEEIEALRYSHFLKDEGLIILNLKQIPPPSLDPSFYPKNVSELLRMKGYKILEIKAEDLAKNLGSTKIENTILLGVLSLFLPFSVETWKEVLTNFVPQKFVDLNLKAFEEGRNFAKKILQSRN from the coding sequence ATGGAGAACCAAGTTACCAATTTAATACTTGTAGGAACAGGTGGACAAGGAATTGTTCTTGCAAGTAGAATAATAGCTTGGTGTGCTTTTAAAAGTGGTTTTGATGTTAAAGAGAGTGAGATACACGGAATGGCTCAAAGAGGGGGGTCTGTAATCGGGCAGGTACGTTTTGGAAAAAAGGTTTTTTCTCCCTCTATCCCGACAGGAGAGGCTCACATTATGCTTGCCCTTGAAGAAATAGAGGCTTTAAGATATTCCCATTTTTTAAAAGATGAAGGATTGATTATATTAAATCTTAAACAAATTCCTCCACCTTCCCTTGACCCTTCTTTTTACCCTAAAAATGTTTCAGAACTATTAAGAATGAAGGGATATAAAATATTGGAAATAAAAGCTGAAGATTTAGCTAAAAATCTGGGGAGTACTAAGATCGAAAATACTATACTTCTTGGAGTATTATCTCTATTTTTACCCTTTTCGGTTGAAACTTGGAAAGAGGTATTAACTAATTTTGTTCCCCAAAAATTCGTTGATCTTAATCTTAAAGCCTTTGAGGAGGGAAGAAATTTTGCAAAAAAGATATTACAATCCAGAAATTGA
- a CDS encoding L-lactate permease: MDFFLAMLPILLSIIGMIFFYRSGAFVSVVGWILALILAVYYFHTPWEVALGASLIGIIKALGITLAITFTMFLIFLMKETGALGKIIEYIKGIAKDKEEQTLFLGMGFGSLSTSLGMVTPAMFPPIFRMLGFSSISAIAISILCYDPLTSFALFSIPITVPAEVAFKVFHIQPAGIENLQEFIWDFTFKITTFLPPLSISFAFIMLWVVGGKEAIVKHWKPALGSGLVLSLSALTMAWLRILPVEVIGIFSGFLTMLFVNVYYRSKNNYINKVKINKEIFKAFLPFFLLILFSTVVNIPSVKNFLSNILGSYEIIRVFADKKEDLNIMANVWFWILVVSIISIFILKPSLDTMKRVLKIWSTRIGGPFIAHSLFFAVAFIMAWSGMEVIDGKLVPGPYFKEYNMNIIIAFTLANLFGQAYPLVVPFIGLIGAFVGGSETASNVLFAKIQWETTLFTLGAPAFMWIFAAHAVGGGIASAITPSKITNAAATIGVSGKEEGKFIKIVLIPILIITFITGFILMLYLKIFG, translated from the coding sequence ATGGATTTTTTCTTGGCCATGCTTCCTATATTACTTAGTATCATAGGAATGATATTTTTTTATCGTTCAGGAGCTTTTGTTTCTGTAGTTGGTTGGATACTTGCATTAATTTTAGCAGTTTATTATTTTCATACTCCTTGGGAAGTAGCGTTAGGAGCAAGTTTAATAGGTATAATTAAAGCTCTTGGGATAACTCTTGCAATTACTTTTACTATGTTTTTAATCTTTCTTATGAAAGAAACAGGAGCTTTAGGTAAAATTATTGAATACATTAAGGGGATTGCCAAAGATAAAGAGGAACAAACTTTATTTTTAGGAATGGGATTTGGTTCTCTTTCCACCTCTCTTGGCATGGTTACTCCTGCTATGTTCCCTCCTATTTTCAGAATGCTTGGTTTTTCTTCTATTTCTGCTATTGCTATAAGTATTCTTTGTTATGATCCTCTCACCTCTTTTGCTTTATTTTCTATTCCTATTACTGTACCTGCTGAGGTTGCTTTTAAGGTATTCCATATCCAGCCTGCAGGAATTGAAAATCTTCAAGAATTTATTTGGGACTTTACTTTTAAAATTACAACCTTTTTGCCCCCTCTCTCGATTTCTTTTGCATTTATAATGTTATGGGTTGTCGGTGGGAAAGAAGCAATTGTTAAACACTGGAAACCTGCTCTTGGTTCAGGACTTGTTTTATCATTATCAGCTTTAACTATGGCTTGGTTAAGGATTTTACCTGTAGAGGTAATTGGTATTTTTTCTGGATTTCTTACTATGCTTTTTGTTAATGTATATTATCGCAGTAAAAATAACTATATCAATAAAGTAAAAATTAACAAAGAAATTTTTAAAGCTTTCCTTCCCTTTTTTCTGTTAATTCTTTTTTCCACAGTGGTAAATATTCCAAGTGTTAAAAATTTTCTTTCAAACATTTTAGGTTCCTACGAGATTATAAGAGTTTTTGCAGATAAAAAAGAAGACTTAAATATCATGGCAAATGTTTGGTTTTGGATTTTAGTAGTATCAATCATTTCAATCTTTATCTTAAAACCTTCCTTAGATACTATGAAAAGGGTTTTAAAAATTTGGAGTACCCGTATAGGGGGTCCTTTTATAGCTCATTCTCTGTTTTTTGCTGTAGCTTTTATAATGGCTTGGTCAGGAATGGAGGTAATAGATGGAAAACTTGTCCCAGGTCCTTATTTTAAAGAATATAACATGAACATTATAATAGCCTTTACTTTGGCTAATCTTTTTGGGCAAGCCTATCCTCTTGTAGTTCCTTTTATTGGTTTAATAGGGGCTTTTGTTGGAGGAAGTGAGACCGCATCAAATGTTCTTTTTGCTAAAATTCAGTGGGAAACAACCCTTTTTACCTTAGGAGCACCTGCATTTATGTGGATTTTTGCGGCCCATGCTGTTGGTGGAGGTATTGCCTCAGCTATTACTCCATCAAAAATTACTAACGCAGCTGCAACTATAGGAGTGAGCGGAAAAGAAGAAGGTAAATTTATAAAAATTGTTTTAATACCTATTTTAATAATTACTTTTATAACCGGGTTTATTTTGATGCTTTATTTAAAAATTTTTGGTTAA
- a CDS encoding tetratricopeptide repeat protein, with product MITEEALKALEKEAMENPHSVFAQHKLAIAYFNLGKFQEAKEAFKRVLKLDPFHFEAMINLGILLAQEGELEEAKKAFTFTLKYYPNSVEAWNNLGLIEFELGNLDEAEKCYRKALEINETFAESWINLSTILIEKGLFKEAISALEKAKTFAPENAVIYNNLAVAYYYLKDKESALKNLNLAKEMGYPVNPELERMINETL from the coding sequence ATGATTACAGAAGAAGCTTTAAAAGCTTTAGAAAAAGAAGCCATGGAAAACCCTCATTCAGTTTTTGCACAACATAAATTGGCTATAGCTTACTTCAATTTGGGAAAATTTCAAGAAGCAAAAGAAGCTTTTAAAAGGGTACTTAAATTAGATCCTTTCCATTTTGAGGCAATGATAAATTTAGGTATTTTATTAGCCCAAGAAGGTGAACTTGAAGAGGCAAAAAAAGCTTTCACTTTTACACTTAAATATTATCCTAACTCAGTTGAAGCATGGAATAATCTTGGATTAATTGAATTTGAGCTTGGAAATCTTGATGAAGCTGAAAAATGTTATAGAAAAGCTCTCGAGATAAATGAAACTTTTGCAGAATCTTGGATAAATCTTTCAACTATTTTAATTGAAAAGGGTTTATTTAAAGAAGCTATATCAGCTTTAGAAAAAGCTAAGACCTTTGCACCTGAAAATGCAGTTATTTATAACAATCTTGCTGTAGCTTATTATTATTTAAAAGATAAAGAATCTGCCCTAAAAAATTTAAACTTAGCTAAAGAAATGGGATATCCTGTAAATCCTGAACTTGAAAGGATGATAAATGAAACTTTATAG
- a CDS encoding TIGR03936 family radical SAM-associated protein yields MLKEYPEEVLFSIKKPSRYLGKEPFFPYKDWEKTKLKICLGYPDLYEVGRSHLGINILAGIINEIPEYLCDLVYAVSPDMEAELKKRKIPLLSYNYRKPLKEFDVIGLSYAYELLITGIFQILELSYIPFKAEERKVSDPVVLGGGPCCGNPEPIASLFDAIVIGDGEEVVLEILKVIENWKKEKLDRETLWENLKNIEGVYVPIFKNSVKRRIYLFKNSIPFLYSIPVIPLSHDRVSLEISRGCTRACRFCSAGFYYRPVREKTSEEIVSFAKKAFELTGYREASLMSLSAGDYSSLEKLIDLLEREFYAYSQREYVFSLPSLRVGSLNPKILNFLKKGRTSTITLAIEAASERLRRVINKKIEIEELYKDLELAFKFGFKKIKLYFMIGLPTEEEKDLEEIVKFYKNLKRTFKGLEITISTSIFVPKPHTPFQWERQITIEEALEKIKYLKSELKKNFKSHQPEQSFLEGIIARGDRRLYFYLEEVFKRGARLDSWKEYFNFSLWETTAYELCLELKDYLRERDLKEELPWEHIDLGIKKEFLLKEKEKAYQEIYTEDCRWGSCSNCGVCKGEIKNYLSEKEEGEKKLVTISNIIKNPDETFWYEIYYDKIGVSKFLSQLEILRLIELVLRRKKIPLSYTQGFNPKPKFVCGPALPVGIEAKNEFLGLGLREKVSEESLKGIEIYEGLILKEVKFRGKEKPSPPIRKTYYLLYPLKEISFELKSTKNLELKFLGSFYTAIPYKNEISFLKLLKEEFNIDEPFKYFRIIKSYI; encoded by the coding sequence ATGTTAAAAGAATATCCAGAAGAAGTTTTATTTTCTATAAAAAAGCCTTCAAGATATTTAGGAAAGGAGCCCTTTTTTCCTTATAAAGATTGGGAAAAAACTAAATTAAAAATTTGTCTTGGTTATCCTGATCTTTATGAAGTAGGAAGATCTCATCTTGGAATAAACATACTTGCAGGGATTATTAATGAGATACCTGAGTATTTATGTGATCTTGTATATGCAGTTTCTCCAGATATGGAAGCTGAACTAAAAAAAAGAAAGATACCCCTTCTTAGTTATAATTATAGAAAACCTTTAAAAGAATTTGATGTGATCGGATTAAGTTATGCTTATGAACTTTTAATAACAGGAATATTTCAAATTCTTGAACTTTCTTATATACCCTTTAAAGCAGAAGAAAGAAAAGTTTCAGATCCAGTTGTTTTAGGTGGCGGTCCCTGTTGCGGAAATCCAGAACCTATAGCTTCTTTGTTTGATGCTATAGTAATAGGAGATGGAGAAGAGGTTGTTCTTGAGATTTTAAAAGTAATAGAAAATTGGAAAAAAGAAAAACTTGATAGAGAAACTTTATGGGAAAATTTAAAAAATATTGAAGGTGTCTATGTTCCCATTTTTAAAAATTCTGTAAAAAGAAGAATTTATCTTTTTAAAAACTCTATTCCCTTTTTATATTCTATTCCAGTTATTCCTCTTTCTCATGATAGAGTTTCTCTTGAAATTTCGAGAGGTTGTACAAGGGCTTGTCGATTTTGTTCTGCTGGATTTTATTATCGCCCGGTAAGAGAGAAAACTTCCGAAGAAATTGTTTCTTTTGCTAAAAAAGCTTTTGAGCTAACAGGCTATAGAGAAGCATCTTTAATGAGCCTTTCTGCAGGTGATTATTCTTCACTTGAGAAACTGATCGATCTTTTGGAAAGAGAATTTTATGCTTATTCTCAGAGAGAATACGTATTTTCTCTTCCCTCTCTTAGAGTAGGAAGTTTAAATCCTAAGATACTTAATTTTTTGAAAAAGGGTAGAACCTCAACCATAACCTTGGCTATTGAAGCTGCTTCAGAGAGATTAAGAAGAGTAATTAATAAAAAAATTGAAATAGAAGAATTGTATAAAGATTTAGAACTTGCTTTTAAATTTGGTTTTAAAAAGATAAAGCTTTATTTCATGATAGGGCTTCCTACTGAAGAAGAAAAAGATTTAGAAGAAATAGTAAAATTTTATAAGAATTTGAAAAGGACTTTTAAAGGGCTTGAGATTACTATTTCAACTTCAATTTTTGTTCCTAAACCTCATACACCCTTTCAGTGGGAAAGGCAAATAACTATAGAAGAAGCTTTGGAAAAGATAAAATATCTTAAAAGTGAATTAAAGAAAAATTTTAAATCTCATCAACCTGAACAAAGTTTTCTTGAAGGTATCATAGCAAGAGGGGATAGGAGACTTTATTTTTATCTTGAAGAGGTTTTTAAAAGAGGTGCCCGTTTAGATTCTTGGAAAGAGTATTTTAATTTTTCTTTGTGGGAAACTACAGCTTATGAGCTTTGTTTAGAGCTTAAAGATTATCTAAGAGAAAGGGATTTAAAGGAAGAACTTCCTTGGGAACATATTGATTTGGGTATAAAAAAAGAATTTCTTTTAAAGGAGAAAGAAAAAGCTTATCAAGAAATTTATACAGAAGATTGCAGATGGGGTTCTTGTAGTAATTGCGGAGTTTGTAAGGGGGAGATTAAAAATTATCTAAGTGAAAAAGAGGAGGGAGAAAAAAAATTAGTAACTATTTCCAATATTATTAAAAATCCTGATGAAACCTTTTGGTATGAAATTTATTATGATAAAATAGGGGTTTCCAAATTTCTTTCTCAGCTTGAGATATTAAGGTTAATAGAGCTTGTATTAAGAAGAAAAAAAATACCTCTTTCTTATACTCAAGGATTTAATCCAAAACCTAAGTTTGTATGTGGGCCTGCACTTCCCGTTGGTATTGAAGCAAAAAATGAATTCTTAGGATTGGGATTAAGAGAAAAGGTCTCTGAAGAATCCCTAAAAGGAATAGAAATTTATGAAGGACTTATTCTTAAGGAAGTTAAATTTAGAGGCAAAGAAAAACCCTCTCCTCCTATAAGAAAAACTTATTATTTACTATATCCTCTTAAAGAAATTTCTTTTGAACTCAAATCTACAAAAAATTTAGAACTTAAATTTTTAGGCTCCTTTTATACTGCAATACCCTATAAAAATGAAATTTCTTTTTTAAAGCTTCTTAAAGAAGAGTTTAATATAGACGAGCCTTTCAAATATTTTCGCATAATCAAATCCTATATTTAA